The segment GATCACCTTGCAGCGGCCGGCGGCGGTTTCCACGGCGACGCGGATCACCTCGTTGTGCTCTTCGTGCGAGACGGTGGGCGATTCCCCGGTCGTGCCGACGGGCACGATGCCGGAAATGCCCTCGGCAATCTGGAACTCGATGAGCTTGCGGAAGGCGTCGACATCGAATTGATCGTCGCGAAACGGGGTGACGAGGGCGGTATGGGTGCCTTCAAACATGGGAGGGAAAAAGTAATCAGAGCGTCACCGTTCCGTCGAAGACGAAATCGGCCGGACCGGTGAGGGTGACGGCCTGGAATTCGCCGTCCGACGCGCCAGCCTCGAAACCGACCCGCAGGGTGTCGCCGCCGCGCACGCGAACGCGGATCGGCGAGGCGACGCCGCTCGCGAGAGAATGGATGAGCGCGCAGGCGACCACGCCCGTGCCACAGGCGAGCGTCTCGTCCTCGACGCCGCGTTCGTAGGTGCGAATGGCGATGGCGTCGGGCCCCTCGATCTGGACGAAATTCACGTTCGTGCCGCGGGGCGCGAAGTGGGCGTGATGCCGGATTGCGGAGCCGAGGCGCTTCACGGCGGTCGTCTCGAGATCCTCGACGAAAATGACGGCATGCGGCACGCCGGTGTTGAGAAAATGGACGATCACCG is part of the Chthoniobacterales bacterium genome and harbors:
- the dapF gene encoding diaminopimelate epimerase, producing the protein MTLSFTKMNGAGNDFVMLDNRDSALSLDRAQIAHLCDRHRGVGADGLLLVEPAENGADFRMRYYNADGGEAEMCGNGARCFARYARRVSAFDGASISFETPAGVIGAVCEGDEVRINMSTPHSFAPVTTLDIDGEPVIVHFLNTGVPHAVIFVEDLETTAVKRLGSAIRHHAHFAPRGTNVNFVQIEGPDAIAIRTYERGVEDETLACGTGVVACALIHSLASGVASPIRVRVRGGDTLRVGFEAGASDGEFQAVTLTGPADFVFDGTVTL